A region from the Candidatus Stygibacter australis genome encodes:
- a CDS encoding UvrD-helicase domain-containing protein: MIQNILTPNIIRASAGTGKTYRLSLEYIALLLKLKEEIKFQEILVITFTKKATAEIRQRIIEFLHELITDGNSAADLKASLLKNYEDLDFSPENIKYLSSVYQDIITNKSLLNISTLDSFINTIFKSLIAPYHNISGYAIDPLINDDILPEIYDSILSDKYFPLLENIFQNKLSRNISAYDKFIKAILDNRWLFEFYYNSQIPDLDHITLAETAYDQFTHMAQDFCQRFSLIINSHYQDKTWKKVFAINWYNALNEDDKLQTLSHADIGEHILSFLMNMDFLLHQYPLLGKTKNIWHGGSIFNKKTEVDLKNEMLELQENLLSAWRNLLFYQLVIPEHKEILELSNVIFQKYDQIKFRDKILTYNDLAAYTWKYLYDPEISIIDQNEVLNLFYEQLSYRIKFILIDEFQDTSILQWNIFAPLIKEITSGNSSSELGSFAVVGDEKQAIYSWRSGERELLLNMESLIKVKFRKNELKTSYRSSKAVIAFVNLLFTDDYFITKLKESNLKWDYTEVNIIKEEPGYTHLQIENLSSEPDDFEFRDKVKEFIQNIYLPAIENKTLSPADTAILTRTHKEMNTIAEVLRELKIDYIDESSLTIIAHRAVKPVMALLNWFNNLDFYSLIIFLRSDAILLDSELLKDILVLWQDCKTDNNAFCQNLYEKFSQLYPIKIISRLHDQITEPLKLIKNIYQEFNLTNIFDQETDYANITKFLDLIADFLATNLNYTHDLGGLLRYLNDSKDSETFIQAGIQKQDVLKIITIHKSKGLEFDTVILIHNCPKNRSHLSELSIYPKYNKDFSALDGCLFTYNYQSLIKKSPANALLQMQESRQNVEDINVWYVALTRAKRNLYALFTYNIKKGLEKYIDGFQPDNPDINKLMIGSIVNAFADESSSEQNSLIIKTGTPEKYDTSKEDTSEIFSASQDISKWFSPPPEDYFQLKENWQDKISPHDLKKLAHAKVLGNIAHYYLEQITFDSPAARQKALTLTLAFYGSLVTSQQINAVVEKTKAVMQKYSHLFDPSQWDQAYCEWTVFDKFHNEYRIDRLLVSHQRKEIQVVDYKTGEITDKDQISKYNKLISEIPFVKNQGYTLLDGIFLKIEL, from the coding sequence ATGATCCAGAATATCCTCACCCCGAATATCATCCGCGCCAGCGCTGGTACAGGTAAAACCTATCGTTTATCTCTGGAATATATTGCTCTGCTGCTAAAGCTCAAAGAAGAGATCAAATTTCAGGAAATACTCGTGATCACCTTTACTAAAAAAGCTACTGCTGAAATACGTCAGAGAATTATCGAATTCCTGCACGAACTGATCACTGATGGCAATTCTGCTGCTGATCTCAAAGCCAGTCTTCTCAAGAATTATGAGGATCTTGATTTTTCACCTGAAAATATTAAATATCTATCCTCTGTTTACCAGGATATCATCACTAATAAAAGCCTCCTGAATATCTCCACCCTGGATTCATTTATCAACACAATTTTTAAATCACTCATTGCACCTTATCATAATATCTCCGGATATGCTATCGATCCTCTTATCAATGATGATATTCTACCCGAAATTTATGATTCTATCCTCAGTGATAAATACTTCCCCCTTCTGGAAAATATCTTCCAAAATAAACTTAGCAGAAATATTTCTGCTTATGATAAATTTATCAAAGCCATTCTTGATAACCGCTGGCTCTTTGAATTTTATTATAACTCTCAGATCCCTGATCTTGATCACATCACTCTGGCGGAAACTGCCTATGATCAATTTACTCACATGGCTCAGGATTTCTGCCAGCGCTTTTCTCTGATCATCAACTCCCACTATCAGGATAAAACCTGGAAAAAAGTCTTTGCCATAAATTGGTATAATGCCCTAAATGAAGATGACAAACTTCAGACTCTTTCCCACGCGGATATTGGTGAACATATCTTATCATTCCTGATGAATATGGATTTCTTACTTCATCAATATCCCCTCCTTGGAAAAACAAAGAATATCTGGCATGGTGGAAGTATTTTCAATAAAAAAACTGAGGTTGACCTTAAAAATGAAATGCTTGAATTGCAGGAAAACTTACTTTCAGCCTGGAGAAATTTACTCTTTTATCAACTGGTGATCCCTGAACACAAGGAAATACTTGAGCTCAGCAATGTTATCTTCCAGAAATATGACCAGATCAAGTTCCGCGATAAAATTCTCACCTATAATGACCTCGCTGCCTATACCTGGAAATATCTCTATGATCCAGAAATTTCCATTATTGATCAAAATGAAGTGCTTAATTTATTTTACGAGCAGCTCTCCTATCGCATCAAATTTATCCTCATTGATGAATTTCAAGATACCAGTATTCTCCAGTGGAATATATTCGCTCCGCTTATCAAGGAGATCACTTCCGGAAACAGCAGTAGCGAACTTGGCAGTTTCGCTGTAGTAGGTGATGAGAAACAGGCTATCTATTCCTGGCGTTCAGGTGAACGTGAACTGCTTCTGAATATGGAATCTCTGATCAAGGTAAAATTCCGTAAGAATGAATTGAAAACTTCCTACCGCAGCAGTAAAGCAGTTATCGCGTTTGTTAATCTGCTGTTTACTGATGATTATTTCATAACTAAACTTAAAGAATCAAATCTTAAATGGGATTATACTGAAGTAAATATAATAAAAGAAGAACCGGGTTATACTCATCTCCAGATTGAGAATCTTTCCAGTGAGCCTGATGATTTTGAATTCCGGGATAAGGTTAAAGAATTTATCCAGAATATCTACCTGCCTGCTATAGAGAATAAAACCCTATCTCCCGCAGATACTGCTATCCTCACCCGCACCCACAAAGAAATGAACACTATCGCTGAAGTTCTCCGCGAGCTGAAGATTGATTATATTGATGAATCCAGCCTGACCATTATCGCTCATCGTGCCGTGAAACCCGTAATGGCTCTGCTGAACTGGTTCAATAATCTCGATTTCTACAGCTTGATCATTTTCCTCCGCAGTGATGCCATCCTTCTGGATTCAGAACTTCTCAAAGATATTCTGGTTTTATGGCAGGATTGCAAAACCGATAACAATGCCTTTTGTCAAAATCTCTATGAAAAATTCTCCCAGCTCTACCCCATCAAGATCATCTCAAGGCTGCATGATCAAATCACGGAACCTCTTAAGCTCATTAAAAATATTTATCAAGAATTCAATCTTACCAATATTTTTGATCAGGAAACTGATTATGCTAATATTACTAAATTCCTCGACCTCATTGCTGATTTCCTGGCAACGAATCTTAATTACACCCACGATCTCGGCGGATTGCTGCGCTATCTCAATGACAGTAAGGATTCCGAAACTTTTATTCAAGCTGGCATTCAAAAACAGGATGTACTCAAAATCATCACAATTCACAAATCAAAAGGTCTGGAATTTGATACAGTTATCCTCATTCATAACTGCCCAAAAAATAGATCACATTTATCTGAACTCTCAATTTATCCTAAATATAATAAAGATTTCTCAGCCTTAGATGGCTGCTTATTCACTTATAACTACCAGTCACTTATTAAAAAATCACCTGCCAATGCCCTGCTGCAAATGCAGGAATCACGCCAGAATGTGGAAGATATTAATGTCTGGTATGTTGCCCTCACCCGAGCAAAACGAAATCTTTATGCCCTTTTTACTTATAATATCAAAAAAGGTCTGGAAAAATATATTGATGGTTTCCAACCGGATAATCCTGATATTAATAAATTGATGATTGGCTCAATAGTAAACGCCTTTGCAGACGAAAGCTCCTCTGAACAGAATTCACTGATCATTAAGACCGGAACACCTGAGAAGTATGATACTTCCAAAGAAGACACATCAGAGATTTTTTCTGCATCCCAGGATATCTCTAAATGGTTCTCACCTCCCCCTGAAGATTACTTCCAGCTAAAAGAAAACTGGCAGGATAAAATCTCACCCCATGATCTGAAAAAACTTGCCCATGCCAAGGTCTTGGGTAATATCGCTCATTACTATCTTGAGCAGATAACCTTTGATTCTCCTGCTGCGCGCCAGAAAGCTCTCACACTCACCCTTGCTTTCTATGGCAGTCTGGTCACCAGCCAGCAAATTAATGCTGTTGTTGAAAAAACTAAGGCCGTTATGCAAAAGTATTCACATCTGTTTGACCCTTCTCAATGGGATCAGGCTTATTGTGAATGGACAGTATTCGATAAATTTCATAATGAATACCGCATTGACCGTCTGCTGGTGAGTCATCAGCGTAAGGAAATTCAGGTTGTGGATTATAAAACCGGTGAAATAACTGATAAAGACCAAATCAGTAAATATAATAAATTGATCAGTGAAATACCATTTGTCAAAAACCAGGGATACACCCTGTTAGATGGCATTTTCCTGAAAATAGAACTTTAA
- a CDS encoding PD-(D/E)XK nuclease family protein has translation MPKLKFIDFDQNINEYVAAEYKSASTLFLCPNHASLKELKQEYQQYCSFNNSTFLTMDNFKMQCMDQSIPILKDEKRVLAFYAALKPAYREQFHLNSYFQSVTFAYDFFTFFDELAEEMKSIDEIPAILATNKTAQNWQEDTYNILLKIRDDYLQYIQQSNFIDPIFIKNIANVNTEWLDSFRYIVVLNQFYFTALEKELLPDANTIIYLQIPEEIYDKNKLSCLPEFNASHLSKYRTTSIYNHIYSDEFSLKRALFEKLDAIESDLIIDFGLMQQHLDKYDCRHLLGGNNSIEFSHSSLFQLLEQFHALLAGIIYKDSRYLLTVNSLISSFSNNNFIKPFLLHCYPDLENDQIIQYQEKLLNFIYYLADLDYKYFPLSGYIPNISVDPELKTIFSKLKLILDNFSSIATIDNIISAITSSDFILPDEIITPHENQYTDLIEVYYNLLEDFASLDIIDLISDWNNVFPLMSYNGYYSGSQFLRLFLEFAKSKTYRYSTSQPSSTPVHYSSLHNTRNLQFDNIAIIDTIEGVIPPTRQTPFLLNEAQRKSLGLKTFQDILLREKYYFFRIIAQAKNVHCFSRTNLEDRTEISSFLEELRLKLPELFRQDPITQSALYQDHCRSLLPPVKQDSTAPTIPDNFLSLPFRKKSDLKDGNFYLSPSNIQKVIEQPFNYYLDNMLYLKKRELEIEMDYSPTQIGNLVHQAFNDMWERIIEIKAAQKGQQPFMYNQENYASRALDHLLMNNPQIMLQKPHNYSDLYFVKVIKPLIHNSLINFLQLCDEKYSGIAINIIPEKPGNNQQKQLMEINGIPVILKGRADLRIELSSTRQNHIYDYKSGKHNSSNKETYNTQLIMYEHLYYSDDDQVQSWLYFTTDQKLEPVNLKNISKAEYYNSKLDALKSALKTIFDSYFLPGEKKDPYEDDDISRKQLLKLHRSKA, from the coding sequence ATGCCTAAATTGAAATTTATTGACTTCGATCAAAATATTAATGAATATGTTGCTGCTGAATACAAATCCGCTAGCACATTGTTTTTGTGTCCCAATCACGCCTCTCTTAAGGAGCTGAAGCAGGAATACCAGCAATATTGCTCTTTTAATAATAGTACTTTTCTAACCATGGATAATTTCAAAATGCAGTGTATGGATCAGTCAATTCCCATTTTGAAAGACGAAAAAAGAGTTCTGGCATTTTATGCTGCTCTCAAACCTGCTTACAGGGAACAATTTCATCTTAACAGCTACTTTCAATCAGTTACTTTTGCTTACGACTTTTTTACCTTTTTTGATGAACTGGCAGAAGAGATGAAATCAATAGATGAGATCCCAGCTATTTTAGCAACAAATAAAACTGCTCAGAACTGGCAGGAAGATACTTATAATATCCTGCTTAAAATACGTGATGATTATCTGCAGTATATCCAGCAAAGCAATTTCATTGACCCAATTTTCATTAAAAATATTGCTAATGTAAACACTGAATGGTTAGACAGTTTTCGATATATAGTCGTACTTAATCAATTTTATTTTACTGCTCTGGAAAAAGAGCTGCTGCCGGATGCAAACACAATTATCTACCTGCAGATCCCAGAAGAAATTTATGATAAAAATAAGCTGTCATGTCTTCCCGAATTCAATGCCAGCCATCTCTCTAAATATCGTACTACTTCAATATATAATCACATCTATTCGGATGAATTTTCCCTGAAACGCGCTCTGTTTGAGAAGCTGGATGCTATAGAATCAGATCTGATCATAGATTTTGGGCTTATGCAGCAGCATCTTGACAAATATGATTGCCGTCACCTTCTGGGAGGGAATAACTCTATTGAATTTTCTCATTCTTCACTGTTCCAGTTGCTCGAGCAATTTCATGCCCTGCTGGCAGGAATTATCTACAAAGATTCTAGATATCTCCTAACTGTGAATTCTCTCATCTCTAGTTTTAGTAATAATAATTTCATCAAACCATTCCTCCTTCACTGCTATCCTGATCTTGAGAATGACCAGATCATACAATATCAGGAAAAACTGCTGAATTTTATCTATTACCTTGCTGATCTTGATTATAAATATTTTCCTCTGTCTGGTTACATACCTAATATTTCCGTTGATCCTGAACTAAAGACCATTTTTTCGAAACTAAAACTGATATTGGATAATTTCTCCTCAATAGCCACTATAGATAATATTATATCTGCAATCACTTCCTCTGATTTCATCCTGCCGGATGAGATCATCACACCTCATGAAAATCAATATACTGACCTGATAGAAGTTTATTATAATTTATTAGAAGATTTTGCCAGCCTTGATATCATTGATCTGATCTCAGACTGGAATAATGTTTTCCCTTTAATGTCTTATAATGGATATTATTCCGGGTCTCAGTTTCTCAGGCTTTTCCTGGAATTTGCCAAATCCAAAACTTACCGATATTCCACATCTCAGCCTTCCAGTACTCCCGTCCATTATTCTTCTCTACATAACACCCGAAATCTACAATTTGATAATATTGCAATTATCGATACAATTGAAGGCGTTATTCCTCCCACTCGTCAAACTCCCTTCCTGTTAAATGAAGCTCAACGAAAAAGTCTCGGACTGAAAACTTTTCAGGATATTCTACTTCGTGAAAAATATTATTTCTTCCGAATAATTGCTCAGGCAAAAAATGTCCATTGCTTCTCTCGAACTAATCTTGAAGATAGAACTGAGATCAGCTCTTTTCTGGAAGAACTCAGACTTAAATTACCTGAATTATTTCGTCAAGACCCAATAACACAATCTGCCCTTTATCAGGATCATTGCAGATCATTGTTACCACCAGTTAAGCAGGATAGCACGGCTCCAACAATACCAGATAATTTCCTTTCCCTGCCCTTCCGAAAAAAATCTGATCTGAAAGATGGAAATTTCTATCTCAGCCCCAGCAATATTCAAAAGGTCATTGAACAGCCATTTAACTACTACCTGGATAACATGCTTTATCTCAAAAAGCGTGAACTGGAAATTGAAATGGACTATTCTCCCACGCAAATAGGAAATCTGGTGCATCAGGCTTTTAATGACATGTGGGAACGCATTATTGAGATCAAAGCTGCTCAGAAAGGTCAGCAACCATTTATGTATAATCAGGAAAATTATGCCAGCCGTGCCCTTGATCATCTGCTGATGAATAATCCCCAGATAATGCTGCAAAAACCTCATAATTATTCTGATCTCTATTTTGTGAAAGTGATCAAGCCTTTGATCCATAATTCTTTGATCAATTTCCTGCAATTATGCGATGAGAAATATTCTGGGATTGCAATCAATATAATACCTGAAAAACCAGGCAATAACCAGCAGAAGCAACTAATGGAAATAAATGGGATTCCAGTGATTCTCAAAGGACGTGCTGATCTAAGAATTGAACTCTCCTCCACTCGGCAAAATCATATCTATGATTATAAATCCGGTAAACATAATTCCTCTAATAAAGAAACCTATAATACCCAATTGATCATGTATGAACACCTTTATTATTCTGATGATGACCAGGTTCAATCATGGCTTTATTTCACCACTGACCAGAAACTTGAACCTGTTAACCTTAAAAATATTTCCAAAGCAGAATATTACAATAGTAAACTGGACGCCCTGAAATCTGCTTTGAAAACTATTTTTGATTCCTACTTCCTGCCCGGTGAGAAAAAAGACCCCTATGAAGACGATGACATTTCCAGAAAGCAATTATTAAAATTGCACAGGAGCAAAGCATGA
- a CDS encoding sodium/proline symporter: MDWTLLGFILYLIVILYVGFRTYRINKSYKDYFIAGRKLNPWVVAFSERASSESSWLILGLPGAAFALGFVEIWSALGCTLGVIASWTFVAKPLRIETEKYDAITLPDYYAEKFGNDTTIRLIAAIIIVFFFLFYLAAQFNGAGKVFNVTFGIPHVWGMILGAVIIVFYTMLGGFFAVAWTDLIQGIIMIGALVILPLVGLIELAQHGTNLADAVSSSGSNFTSLTGGKIGWAAVAAVIAGLSWGLGYMGQPHLVTRFMSIRSADEIKISRRIAIVWAIPAFAGAILIGLCFLALKNNGFFEGIDLSDPEIVMPLFTKTILPAWLAGIFISGAVAAMMSTADSQLLVISSSLIQDIYHKVMKSKVSDEKLLYLSRIITVLVGIIGFIIALTSTKLIYQLVSYAWSGLGSSFAPTLLLILYWKKTTSQGVIAGMLTGFITTIIWTEIAALNSFITVRFVSFILALIVTWIVSLFTYNKGKVAA, translated from the coding sequence ATGGATTGGACATTATTAGGTTTTATTTTGTATTTAATAGTCATCCTTTATGTAGGATTTCGAACTTATCGAATCAATAAAAGCTACAAAGATTATTTTATTGCCGGCAGAAAACTTAATCCCTGGGTTGTAGCATTTTCTGAAAGAGCATCTTCGGAAAGTTCATGGCTGATACTGGGATTACCTGGAGCCGCATTTGCGCTTGGCTTTGTGGAGATATGGTCAGCTTTGGGCTGTACACTCGGAGTGATAGCAAGCTGGACTTTTGTAGCAAAACCGCTAAGGATTGAAACGGAAAAGTATGATGCGATTACTTTGCCCGACTATTACGCCGAAAAATTTGGAAATGATACCACAATTCGCCTGATCGCTGCTATTATAATTGTTTTCTTCTTTTTGTTTTATCTTGCTGCTCAATTTAACGGAGCAGGAAAAGTATTTAATGTCACCTTTGGCATCCCGCATGTGTGGGGTATGATACTGGGTGCAGTAATTATAGTTTTTTATACAATGCTGGGTGGGTTTTTCGCTGTTGCCTGGACAGACTTGATCCAGGGAATAATCATGATCGGAGCATTGGTGATCCTCCCATTAGTTGGCTTGATCGAATTAGCTCAACATGGCACTAATCTGGCTGATGCAGTTTCCTCCAGTGGAAGCAATTTTACTAGTTTAACTGGTGGTAAAATTGGCTGGGCTGCTGTGGCTGCCGTTATTGCAGGATTGAGCTGGGGTCTGGGATATATGGGACAACCTCATCTGGTGACCAGATTTATGAGTATCCGCAGTGCAGACGAAATTAAAATCAGTAGAAGAATTGCCATTGTGTGGGCAATACCTGCCTTTGCTGGAGCTATATTGATAGGACTTTGCTTCCTTGCTCTCAAAAATAATGGCTTCTTTGAAGGAATTGATCTCAGTGATCCGGAAATTGTGATGCCTTTATTTACTAAGACTATTTTACCTGCCTGGCTAGCTGGAATATTTATCTCTGGAGCAGTTGCTGCAATGATGTCAACTGCAGATAGTCAGCTTCTGGTGATCTCATCTTCACTTATCCAGGATATTTATCATAAAGTAATGAAGAGCAAAGTTTCTGATGAAAAATTACTCTATCTTAGCAGAATTATTACAGTACTCGTGGGTATTATTGGATTTATAATTGCTCTCACTTCCACAAAACTGATCTATCAATTAGTCTCCTATGCCTGGTCAGGGCTGGGCTCATCCTTTGCTCCCACCCTGCTGCTTATTCTGTATTGGAAAAAAACTACTAGCCAGGGAGTGATAGCTGGAATGCTCACGGGATTTATTACTACAATTATCTGGACTGAGATAGCGGCTCTCAATTCCTTTATCACTGTTAGATTTGTTTCATTTATTCTGGCTCTGATAGTCACTTGGATTGTTTCGTTATTTACTTATAATAAAGGAAAGGTGGCTGCTTAA
- the dinB gene encoding DNA polymerase IV, with protein MIHIDMDAFFASVEQRDHPEYRGKAIAVGGLPGSRGVVSTCSYEARKYGIHSAMPSSLAIKLCPHLIFVRGNFEAYREASQIMRNIFYEYTDLVEPVSIDEAYLDVTINKKSNPSATHLAAEIRQRIKVETQLTASAGVSYCKFLAKIASDLDKPDGLVVITPDKAESILEALPIGKFHGIGKATEERMKNLGINNGKDLKTKSLNVLLKHFGKAGRYYYNIVRGIDNREVVTSRIRKSISMERTFSDDIKDLYQLSHYLETLSDSLSVKMKEKGFKAWTLTVKLKYANFEIVQKSCTARRSFDEQEIMLKQARNLLASLYDKSRSVRLIGMGLSNLDWNEQKKDRQLILPFFDCKEYVSISSKDIIF; from the coding sequence ATAATCCATATCGATATGGATGCCTTCTTTGCCTCGGTAGAACAAAGAGATCATCCTGAGTATAGAGGTAAAGCTATTGCTGTCGGTGGATTACCTGGCAGCAGAGGAGTAGTTTCCACCTGTTCATATGAAGCGCGCAAATATGGAATACATTCTGCGATGCCTTCCAGTCTGGCAATCAAGCTATGCCCTCATTTAATTTTTGTCCGTGGTAATTTTGAAGCTTACCGTGAAGCATCTCAAATTATGCGTAATATTTTTTATGAATATACTGATCTCGTGGAACCAGTATCCATTGATGAAGCTTATCTTGATGTTACAATTAATAAAAAGAGTAATCCCTCAGCCACGCATCTAGCAGCAGAAATCCGTCAAAGGATAAAGGTCGAAACTCAACTTACTGCTTCAGCCGGAGTATCCTACTGCAAATTTCTTGCCAAAATAGCATCAGATCTTGATAAACCAGATGGTCTGGTTGTGATAACTCCAGACAAAGCAGAATCAATTCTGGAAGCTTTGCCGATTGGAAAATTTCATGGTATCGGCAAAGCTACTGAAGAGAGGATGAAGAACCTGGGAATAAATAATGGTAAGGATCTCAAAACTAAAAGCCTTAATGTATTACTGAAGCATTTTGGTAAAGCAGGAAGATATTACTATAATATTGTGCGTGGCATTGATAATCGGGAAGTTGTCACCAGTCGTATCCGTAAATCTATCAGCATGGAAAGGACTTTTTCTGATGATATCAAAGATCTTTACCAGCTAAGTCACTATTTGGAGACTCTTTCTGATAGTCTTTCTGTCAAAATGAAAGAAAAGGGATTCAAAGCCTGGACTCTTACGGTAAAACTTAAGTATGCTAATTTTGAGATTGTTCAGAAAAGCTGTACTGCTCGAAGGTCATTTGATGAGCAGGAGATCATGTTGAAACAGGCTCGAAATTTATTAGCATCGCTATATGACAAATCAAGATCTGTTAGATTAATCGGTATGGGGCTAAGTAATCTTGACTGGAATGAACAAAAAAAGGATAGACAATTAATCCTGCCATTCTTTGATTGTAAGGAATATGTAAGTATAAGTAGTAAGGATATAATTTTTTGA
- a CDS encoding bifunctional 5,10-methylenetetrahydrofolate dehydrogenase/5,10-methenyltetrahydrofolate cyclohydrolase yields MAELLKAKPVLSKIYTQLQLDIDSLNKKPCLEIILIGEDAAAEWYVSNLQKKGTKYGVQVNLRKFSVDLTQEELENQITELNNDDDIDGIMLQKPLPEQIDEHVINSLIKPSKDVDGFHPINLGKLMLEQPALLPCTPQAVIEIIKFYQIETTGKHIVILGRSNIVGKPLGLLLLSKTPQGNATVTICHSKTQNLSAVTQQADILIVAIGKAEFVKPEMIKENSIIIDVGTNLMVDAEGNEKYVGDVDAEAVFNKAFALSPVPGGVGSVTTALLLANVVKSVKLRQKKLFY; encoded by the coding sequence ATGGCAGAACTATTAAAGGCAAAACCTGTATTATCAAAAATTTATACTCAATTACAGCTTGATATTGATTCATTGAATAAAAAGCCATGTCTGGAAATTATCCTTATTGGAGAAGATGCGGCAGCAGAATGGTATGTGAGCAATCTTCAGAAAAAGGGAACCAAATATGGCGTACAGGTAAATCTGAGAAAATTTTCAGTTGATTTAACGCAAGAAGAGCTGGAAAATCAGATTACAGAATTGAATAATGATGATGATATTGATGGAATAATGCTGCAGAAACCTCTTCCTGAGCAGATAGATGAACATGTGATCAATTCACTCATAAAACCTTCAAAGGATGTAGATGGTTTTCATCCTATAAATTTAGGTAAATTGATGCTTGAGCAACCTGCATTACTTCCCTGTACACCTCAAGCAGTGATTGAGATCATAAAATTTTATCAGATTGAAACAACAGGAAAACATATTGTAATCCTGGGTCGCAGTAATATTGTGGGTAAACCACTGGGATTATTACTTCTCAGTAAAACCCCTCAGGGCAATGCGACAGTAACAATCTGCCACAGCAAGACACAGAATCTGTCTGCTGTAACTCAGCAGGCTGATATCCTGATTGTTGCTATTGGTAAAGCAGAATTTGTCAAACCGGAAATGATCAAGGAAAATTCGATAATAATTGATGTGGGAACGAATCTGATGGTAGATGCTGAGGGTAATGAGAAATATGTAGGTGATGTGGATGCTGAAGCTGTATTTAATAAAGCATTTGCTCTAAGTCCTGTACCAGGTGGTGTAGGATCTGTTACAACTGCATTACTGCTTGCTAATGTGGTAAAATCGGTAAAACTAAGACAGAAAAAATTATTTTATTGA
- a CDS encoding TIGR00282 family metallophosphoesterase, whose protein sequence is MIRFLFLGDIFGRSGREIVKAELPSLKEEFKADFCIANCENIASGRGITEKTVKELFEAGIDAFTGGNHLWDKKDAIPYLSKEKRIVKPLNYPEAAIGSPWCILEKNSVEKLAIVCLTGQVFMQPCDSPFTIIDKYLPQIQKETRAILVDFHAEATGEKRSFGFHLDGKVSAVLGTHTHIQTADEELLPAGSAYITDVGMNGAHDSIIGVKKELILQKTLTGMPVRFEPASTGNQINAVMVEIDPETGKANDIIRIKRKLD, encoded by the coding sequence ATGATAAGATTCCTTTTTCTGGGAGATATATTTGGTCGCAGTGGCAGAGAAATAGTGAAAGCTGAGCTGCCTTCTTTGAAAGAGGAGTTTAAGGCAGATTTCTGCATTGCAAATTGTGAGAATATTGCTTCGGGGAGAGGGATTACAGAAAAAACGGTGAAAGAACTCTTTGAAGCAGGAATAGATGCCTTTACTGGAGGAAATCATCTTTGGGACAAAAAAGATGCTATTCCATATTTGAGTAAAGAGAAGCGAATTGTTAAACCTTTAAATTATCCAGAAGCTGCCATTGGCAGTCCCTGGTGTATATTAGAAAAGAATTCAGTAGAAAAACTGGCAATTGTGTGCCTTACTGGTCAGGTATTTATGCAACCTTGCGATTCTCCATTTACTATAATTGACAAATATTTACCTCAAATTCAGAAAGAAACTAGAGCAATACTTGTAGATTTCCATGCTGAAGCAACTGGTGAAAAAAGGTCATTTGGATTTCATCTGGATGGGAAGGTGAGTGCCGTTTTAGGAACTCATACTCATATCCAGACAGCAGATGAAGAATTACTTCCAGCAGGAAGTGCTTATATCACAGATGTTGGCATGAACGGTGCACATGATTCTATAATTGGAGTAAAAAAAGAATTGATCCTGCAGAAAACTCTGACTGGCATGCCCGTAAGATTTGAACCTGCATCAACCGGTAATCAAATTAATGCTGTAATGGTTGAGATCGATCCCGAAACGGGCAAAGCCAATGATATAATAAGGATCAAACGAAAACTGGATTAG